In Ignatzschineria indica, a single window of DNA contains:
- the argH gene encoding argininosuccinate lyase, translating into MSNKVNKQWGGRFSESTDAFVQAFTGSVDFDQRMYAEDIAGSLAHAKMLYTQGILSEEDFNLIKEGLAAVKAEIEAGDFPWSIELEDVHMNVESSLTEKIGIAGKRLHTGRSRNDQVATDIRLWLRKELDHIDLELKRLQEGILAVAEREYDTIMPGFTHLQVAQPITFGHHLMAWFEMIKRDRERFQDCRKRLNISPLGAAALAGTTYPIDRHLSAKLLGFSAPSENSLDSVSDRDFAIEFAAVASILAMHLSRFSEELVLWATPAFDFINLPDRFCTGSSIMPQKKNPDVPELVRGKTGRVYGHLFSLLTLMKSQPLAYNKDNQEDKEPLFDIVDTVLGSVRAFADMIPAISSKKENMYERTKLGFSTATDLADYLVRKGMPFRNAHEVVGNAVRLGVETERDLSEMTLAELQQFSDLIDEDVFEYLTLEGSVAARNHYGGTAPKQVLAAIERAKAII; encoded by the coding sequence ATGTCGAATAAAGTGAATAAACAGTGGGGCGGACGTTTCTCTGAGAGTACCGATGCATTTGTTCAAGCCTTTACAGGATCGGTCGATTTTGATCAGAGAATGTATGCCGAAGATATTGCCGGATCTCTTGCTCATGCAAAGATGCTCTATACGCAAGGTATCTTATCAGAGGAGGATTTCAATCTGATCAAAGAGGGGCTTGCTGCGGTTAAAGCAGAGATCGAAGCGGGAGATTTCCCCTGGTCGATTGAGCTTGAAGATGTCCATATGAATGTGGAGTCGAGCTTAACAGAAAAGATTGGGATTGCCGGCAAACGACTTCACACCGGAAGATCACGTAATGATCAGGTGGCAACCGATATTCGTCTCTGGTTACGTAAAGAACTCGATCATATCGATCTTGAGTTAAAACGTCTTCAAGAGGGAATTCTTGCTGTTGCCGAGCGTGAATATGACACCATTATGCCAGGATTTACCCATCTTCAAGTGGCACAACCGATCACTTTTGGTCACCATTTGATGGCTTGGTTTGAGATGATTAAGCGAGATCGTGAGCGTTTTCAAGATTGCCGTAAGCGTCTTAATATCTCACCCTTAGGTGCTGCGGCATTAGCGGGAACAACTTATCCGATCGATCGCCATCTTTCGGCAAAATTGTTAGGCTTTAGTGCGCCTTCTGAAAACTCACTCGATTCCGTTTCTGATCGTGATTTTGCCATTGAGTTTGCGGCAGTAGCTTCTATCTTAGCGATGCATCTCTCTCGCTTCTCAGAAGAGTTAGTCCTTTGGGCAACGCCGGCATTTGATTTTATTAACCTTCCAGATCGCTTCTGTACTGGTTCATCCATTATGCCGCAGAAGAAAAATCCCGATGTTCCTGAATTAGTGAGAGGAAAAACAGGGCGCGTTTATGGTCATCTCTTCTCTCTTTTAACACTGATGAAGAGCCAGCCTTTAGCTTACAACAAAGATAATCAGGAAGATAAAGAGCCACTCTTTGATATCGTTGATACTGTTTTAGGCTCTGTTCGTGCTTTTGCCGATATGATCCCGGCGATCTCTAGTAAAAAAGAGAATATGTATGAGCGGACAAAATTAGGTTTCTCAACAGCGACCGATTTAGCAGATTATCTTGTCCGTAAAGGAATGCCTTTTAGAAATGCACATGAGGTCGTTGGAAATGCCGTCCGTTTAGGTGTTGAGACAGAGCGAGATCTCTCAGAGATGACGCTTGCAGAATTGCAGCAATTCTCCGATCTAATCGATGAAGATGTCTTTGAATATCTCACATTAGAGGGTTCTGTTGCGGCACGTAATCATTACGGTGGTACTGCACCGAAACAGGTCTTAGCGGCGATTGAGCGTGCAAAAGCGATTATCTAG
- a CDS encoding acetate kinase — protein sequence MYALVINCGSSSLKFALIHAKERNTVISGGAEQLDTPDATLTIKYHGEKIKNKLEDPTHLGAFKEAFQFLQKEGYADKIKAVGHRVVHGGEYFQESVEITPEVIEIIKKCAPLAPIHNPANLTGILAAKEVLPELPQIAVFDTAFHQTMPEEAYLYGLPLEIYEKYNIRRYGFHGSSHRYITERTSRILDIPLEKLNIISCHLGNGASIAAIRGGKSVDTSMGLTPLEGLMMGTRSGSLDPGLIPYLVECLDYDIYEMDNLLNFDSGLLGISGVSNDCRTLEAKAKEGHKRCRLALDMFGYRVAKTISEYLPALQRLDAIVFTGGIGENSAYVRELIMSQLAFLGYRFSNPSNSYCTGGKEGVIATSSNFGKALVVCTDEEGMIVQDTLEIIAKKEKQAS from the coding sequence ATGTATGCTTTAGTCATCAATTGCGGAAGTTCCTCACTTAAGTTTGCGTTGATTCATGCAAAAGAGCGCAATACCGTTATTAGCGGGGGCGCAGAGCAGCTCGATACGCCCGACGCCACCTTAACAATTAAATACCATGGAGAGAAGATTAAGAATAAACTTGAAGATCCCACTCACCTAGGTGCATTTAAAGAGGCCTTCCAATTTCTCCAAAAAGAGGGTTATGCCGACAAGATCAAAGCTGTTGGCCATCGTGTTGTCCATGGGGGAGAGTATTTCCAAGAGTCCGTTGAAATTACTCCTGAAGTGATTGAGATCATCAAAAAATGTGCGCCATTAGCACCGATTCATAACCCGGCGAACTTAACAGGGATTTTGGCCGCAAAAGAGGTTCTCCCGGAACTACCACAGATTGCTGTATTTGATACCGCTTTTCATCAAACCATGCCTGAAGAGGCATATCTCTACGGCCTTCCACTTGAGATCTACGAAAAATATAATATTCGTCGCTATGGATTCCATGGAAGTAGCCACCGCTATATTACAGAACGCACTTCGCGCATTCTCGATATCCCCCTCGAAAAACTCAATATCATCAGCTGTCACCTCGGCAATGGTGCCTCTATTGCGGCGATTCGTGGGGGGAAATCGGTCGATACTAGTATGGGATTGACACCGCTTGAAGGGTTAATGATGGGAACTCGCTCCGGATCGCTCGATCCTGGCCTTATCCCCTACCTTGTTGAATGTTTAGATTACGATATCTATGAGATGGATAATCTTCTCAACTTCGATAGTGGACTTCTCGGTATCTCCGGCGTTTCCAATGATTGCCGTACCTTAGAAGCTAAAGCAAAAGAGGGGCATAAACGTTGCCGCTTAGCACTTGATATGTTCGGTTATCGCGTTGCCAAAACAATCTCAGAATATCTCCCTGCACTACAGCGCCTCGATGCCATTGTTTTCACAGGTGGAATTGGTGAAAACTCAGCCTATGTTCGTGAACTCATTATGAGCCAATTAGCATTCTTAGGTTATCGCTTTAGCAACCCTTCTAATAGCTACTGCACAGGTGGCAAAGAGGGTGTTATCGCCACAAGTTCCAACTTCGGTAAGGCTTTAGTTGTCTGTACGGATGAA
- the fmt gene encoding methionyl-tRNA formyltransferase: MGLRVIFAGSPEFSVPTLEALIDSEHEVVAVYTQPDRPRGRGKKVQFTPVKEVAVAHDIPVYQPLSLRDPEAQAEFASLNADLMIVVAYGLILPKAILEMPKYGCLNIHASLLPRWRGAAPIHRAIETGDQESGVAIMQMDVGLDTGAVWREERVAITPYMTTGELHDRLKAVGASLLLATIPEVIAGERKPTPQPEAGITYAEKISKEEARIDWHENCAIIARKIHAFNPFPGAFTELEGALLKLYRVLVTDRKSDSKPGTFHVEDESLYVTAGDGHLLEVLELQIAGKRRMESALFIKGNEIDQKVAQ, from the coding sequence ATGGGTTTAAGAGTTATCTTTGCAGGCTCGCCGGAGTTTTCAGTGCCTACGTTAGAGGCATTGATCGATTCAGAACATGAGGTTGTTGCGGTCTATACACAACCTGATCGTCCGCGAGGAAGAGGAAAAAAAGTGCAATTTACGCCCGTAAAAGAGGTTGCAGTTGCCCATGATATCCCCGTCTATCAGCCCCTCTCACTTCGAGATCCTGAGGCGCAAGCGGAATTTGCCTCTCTCAATGCTGATCTGATGATTGTTGTTGCTTATGGACTGATTTTGCCAAAAGCGATCTTAGAGATGCCAAAGTATGGTTGTCTCAATATTCATGCTTCACTCTTACCGAGATGGCGTGGTGCCGCACCGATTCATCGTGCGATTGAGACAGGAGATCAGGAGAGTGGAGTTGCGATTATGCAGATGGATGTAGGTTTAGATACCGGCGCTGTCTGGAGAGAGGAGCGAGTTGCGATTACCCCTTATATGACAACAGGTGAACTCCACGATCGCCTCAAAGCGGTGGGAGCATCGCTCCTATTAGCGACGATTCCTGAAGTGATTGCCGGTGAGCGTAAACCAACGCCACAGCCGGAAGCGGGTATTACCTATGCAGAGAAGATTAGTAAAGAGGAAGCAAGAATTGATTGGCATGAAAATTGTGCGATAATTGCGCGTAAGATTCATGCATTTAATCCATTTCCCGGCGCTTTTACGGAGTTAGAGGGCGCGCTCCTTAAGCTCTATCGTGTTTTAGTGACTGATCGAAAGAGTGATTCAAAACCGGGAACATTCCATGTTGAAGATGAGTCGCTCTATGTCACTGCCGGCGACGGTCATCTATTAGAAGTATTAGAGCTGCAGATTGCAGGTAAAAGAAGAATGGAGAGTGCGCTCTTCATCAAAGGTAATGAAATCGATCAGAAGGTAGCACAATAA
- a CDS encoding lytic transglycosylase domain-containing protein translates to MFLSPLFSRFKRLTFLFALILFIASCAGGPRIKNGFDEPKALEPMVNFWVHVYARWDNNLVAFHDNRYLDVVYELAPIRQGDRMTWDTISELIRDDLLAVEASLNTPVKLSKNQERIKKMLLKAGGKEALYGAADRLRGQRGLKSEFRRGLERSEPYIVYFKKLFRDAGLPEEIAYLPHVESSFNMGARSKVGAAGMWQFMPSTARSFMPMRANVIDSRYDPRHAAKGAVKLMAYNYNLVPYWPLALTAYNAGVGHSMRAQERYGNDIGLVVFNYSEGAFKFASRNFYAEFLAAKKIAEDPGHYFPGFRYRYPKSSIEGIELLTPMFLRDLAKETGVSEATLIELNPAWLRNIETNRAEIPSHYDIWLPKGTMKRMRGRFYQPSRIQP, encoded by the coding sequence ATGTTTCTATCCCCACTTTTTAGCCGTTTTAAACGACTCACCTTTCTCTTTGCATTGATACTCTTTATTGCCAGTTGTGCCGGTGGTCCTCGTATCAAAAATGGTTTTGATGAGCCAAAAGCACTGGAGCCGATGGTCAATTTTTGGGTGCATGTCTATGCGCGTTGGGATAATAATCTTGTCGCGTTTCATGATAATCGTTACCTTGATGTGGTCTATGAGTTAGCGCCGATCAGACAAGGGGATCGCATGACTTGGGATACCATCTCAGAGTTGATTCGTGATGATCTTTTAGCGGTCGAAGCATCGCTCAACACGCCGGTGAAATTGAGTAAAAATCAGGAGCGGATTAAAAAGATGCTTCTAAAAGCGGGTGGAAAAGAGGCACTTTACGGTGCTGCGGATCGATTACGAGGACAGCGAGGTTTAAAATCGGAGTTTCGCCGAGGCTTAGAGCGGAGTGAGCCCTATATTGTCTACTTTAAAAAGCTCTTTAGAGATGCCGGATTGCCGGAGGAGATTGCTTATCTTCCACATGTAGAATCCTCCTTTAATATGGGGGCAAGATCAAAAGTGGGGGCTGCGGGAATGTGGCAATTTATGCCTTCAACGGCGCGAAGCTTTATGCCGATGCGAGCGAATGTGATCGACTCTCGTTATGATCCTCGTCATGCGGCAAAAGGGGCTGTTAAATTGATGGCTTATAACTACAATTTAGTTCCCTATTGGCCATTAGCATTAACGGCTTACAATGCCGGAGTGGGACATTCGATGCGAGCGCAGGAGCGTTATGGGAATGATATCGGTTTAGTGGTATTCAATTATAGTGAGGGTGCTTTTAAATTTGCTTCTCGCAATTTCTATGCAGAATTTTTAGCAGCGAAGAAGATTGCAGAAGATCCGGGGCATTACTTCCCAGGATTCCGTTACCGTTATCCTAAGAGTAGTATTGAGGGGATTGAACTTTTAACGCCAATGTTCTTGCGTGATTTAGCAAAAGAGACCGGTGTTTCGGAAGCGACCTTAATTGAGCTTAATCCTGCATGGTTACGTAATATAGAGACTAATCGAGCGGAGATTCCAAGTCATTACGATATTTGGCTTCCCAAAGGAACGATGAAGCGGATGCGTGGAAGATTCTATCAACCGAGTCGAATTCAACCGTAA
- the def gene encoding peptide deformylase, with amino-acid sequence MAILDVITVPHPTLREKAAPVTTFDAELKQFVEDMLETMYDEKGVGLAANQVNVLKRVFVADCSEERNDPKVFINPEILEVSEETDAAEEGCLSLPTLYSGPVIRPVAVRVRAQDVNGDFFELEADGLLGRCIQHEYDHLEGVLFIDYLSRLKQQRILKKLEKVLKERELEQNQ; translated from the coding sequence ATGGCAATCTTAGATGTAATTACAGTTCCTCATCCTACTTTGCGGGAAAAAGCTGCGCCCGTGACAACTTTTGATGCAGAGTTGAAGCAATTTGTTGAGGATATGTTAGAGACGATGTATGACGAAAAAGGGGTCGGTTTAGCGGCCAATCAGGTTAATGTCTTAAAGCGAGTCTTCGTTGCGGATTGCTCTGAAGAGCGCAATGATCCTAAAGTCTTTATCAATCCTGAAATTTTAGAAGTATCTGAAGAGACTGATGCCGCAGAAGAGGGATGCCTCTCACTTCCAACACTCTATAGTGGCCCGGTGATTCGTCCTGTTGCGGTCAGAGTTCGCGCACAAGATGTTAATGGTGATTTCTTTGAGCTTGAGGCTGATGGCCTTTTAGGGCGCTGTATTCAACATGAGTATGACCATCTCGAAGGAGTGCTCTTTATCGATTATCTCTCACGTTTAAAACAGCAACGAATCTTGAAGAAGTTAGAGAAGGTACTCAAAGAGCGTGAATTAGAGCAGAATCAGTAA
- a CDS encoding DUF4390 domain-containing protein produces MQRIMNCTDRTLFGNRSQHLLTLGYSRLLPLLFLIMFLISTPLFATTLQRASSLSIESIKNEYYYPGKKMDRIRDQELLNSGQLEAIDLLLKVKSQIIMSDEQEQMLLNGIPLTFVYDIRLEKRGFFTQQRYQKEVRYLLFYHGLSKQFVVRDLETKKQHSYPILSLALLSISTPAEIIISMKSSEGIDLAAYVGRAKLWLDIEALPTPLRIPAYLSSNWWLSSDWFQWELIK; encoded by the coding sequence GTGCAACGGATTATGAACTGTACAGACCGTACATTATTCGGAAATCGCTCTCAGCATCTTTTAACGCTGGGGTACTCACGCTTATTGCCCCTTCTTTTCTTGATAATGTTTCTAATCTCCACACCACTTTTTGCAACAACATTGCAGCGCGCCTCCTCATTAAGTATTGAAAGCATCAAAAATGAGTATTACTACCCCGGCAAAAAGATGGATCGAATTCGAGATCAGGAGCTTCTCAATAGCGGTCAATTAGAAGCGATCGATCTTCTTTTGAAGGTGAAGAGCCAGATTATAATGAGTGATGAGCAAGAGCAGATGCTTCTCAATGGGATACCTCTCACCTTTGTTTACGATATTCGGCTTGAGAAGAGAGGCTTTTTTACACAGCAACGTTATCAGAAAGAGGTGCGCTATCTTCTCTTCTATCATGGGCTTTCAAAGCAATTTGTGGTGCGAGATTTAGAGACAAAAAAACAGCATAGTTATCCTATTTTAAGTTTAGCGCTGCTATCGATCTCAACGCCGGCGGAGATTATTATCAGTATGAAGAGTAGTGAAGGGATTGATCTAGCAGCATATGTGGGAAGGGCAAAATTATGGCTCGATATTGAAGCATTGCCAACTCCTCTTCGCATTCCCGCCTATCTCTCTTCTAATTGGTGGTTAAGCTCCGATTGGTTTCAGTGGGAGTTAATCAAGTGA
- the rsmB gene encoding 16S rRNA (cytosine(967)-C(5))-methyltransferase RsmB, translating into MAINEALYPKLMKDPRFVAVEALCSVLEGESLTDALPRCSERLNENDRRFTQHLLFGALRQYDALEDRLSQMLSKPIKNSEIEVKVAQILAAYELTEMATAEHAILNNWVNLIKAMDKPWAAGLTNAILRNIQRGKLPPAKSVAGRSNLPQWFAKRIENQWGKVALEEIGTFYQLHPEMILRVNLTKGSREQYLEKLANSGIEAVAHQFVESAIVLDQPVSVDQLPGFWEGEVSVQDASAQLAAQLLAPQSGEYLLDACSAPGGKTTALLESMPQMKGLVALDSSAERLLRVKENIERVMGAIPEFVEIEAIACQDYSPAQRFDAILLDVPCSATGIMHRHPDIKRLRKASDIEKLRVLQGEILEHAWTLLKTGGRLLYATCSILKDENEQQIRHFLKNHPEAKERALSLPFGEQRDVGVQILPRFFKSEESLDGFYYALLEKQ; encoded by the coding sequence ATGGCCATCAATGAAGCGCTATATCCCAAATTAATGAAAGATCCCCGTTTTGTCGCAGTAGAGGCACTCTGCTCTGTACTAGAGGGAGAGTCGCTGACCGATGCACTACCAAGATGCAGTGAGCGACTCAATGAGAATGATCGCCGTTTTACACAACATCTCCTCTTTGGCGCTTTGAGACAATATGACGCTCTTGAGGATCGGCTTTCACAAATGTTATCGAAACCGATTAAAAATTCAGAGATCGAAGTTAAAGTAGCCCAGATCTTAGCGGCTTATGAGCTCACAGAGATGGCAACTGCTGAGCATGCGATCCTCAATAACTGGGTGAATTTGATTAAAGCGATGGATAAGCCTTGGGCTGCGGGATTAACCAATGCGATTTTGCGCAATATCCAGCGTGGAAAACTCCCACCGGCAAAGAGTGTAGCCGGACGTAGCAATCTCCCTCAGTGGTTTGCTAAACGAATTGAGAATCAATGGGGAAAAGTGGCTTTAGAAGAGATTGGAACCTTCTATCAACTCCATCCTGAGATGATTTTGCGCGTCAATTTAACAAAGGGAAGTCGCGAGCAATATCTAGAGAAACTTGCCAATAGTGGTATTGAGGCGGTTGCACACCAATTTGTTGAGAGTGCTATCGTCTTAGATCAGCCGGTGAGCGTTGATCAGCTCCCAGGGTTTTGGGAGGGCGAAGTGAGTGTTCAAGACGCTTCGGCACAACTTGCAGCACAACTTTTAGCACCTCAAAGTGGAGAGTATCTCCTTGATGCCTGTTCAGCTCCCGGGGGCAAAACAACAGCGCTTTTAGAGTCGATGCCTCAAATGAAGGGCTTGGTGGCGCTTGATAGTTCCGCAGAACGTTTACTTCGTGTGAAAGAGAATATTGAGCGCGTGATGGGAGCGATTCCAGAATTTGTTGAGATTGAAGCAATCGCTTGTCAAGATTACAGCCCTGCGCAACGTTTTGATGCTATCTTGCTCGATGTTCCTTGCTCTGCAACCGGCATTATGCATCGTCATCCCGATATTAAGCGTCTTCGCAAAGCTTCAGATATTGAAAAGTTAAGAGTGCTGCAAGGGGAGATTCTTGAACATGCATGGACCCTTTTAAAAACAGGAGGGCGCCTTCTTTATGCAACTTGCTCTATCCTCAAAGATGAGAATGAGCAGCAGATTCGTCACTTCTTAAAAAATCATCCTGAGGCGAAAGAGAGAGCTCTATCACTCCCCTTTGGTGAGCAACGTGATGTGGGTGTTCAGATTTTGCCTCGCTTCTTTAAATCAGAAGAGAGTTTAGATGGCTTCTACTATGCGCTCTTAGAGAAGCAGTAG
- a CDS encoding sensor histidine kinase — MSLIRKHAFTIFLLLSLLLVIILGVMVRSIESAVLYSRYYTWIIIAGVICFLSLMSLVVYFLIQLLQGVRKKRLGARLNARMMIFFSGLSVVPIVILFLFAGIMIQRGIDSWFDESLDQGFDDALTLAQSALETRRLDALEITQSIGQRVGDLNSLDLAYELENLRFDANALDLTVFDHRGRILATSSSNTTVNLPELPNDIVLMSVFNDMDYVWLEPVGDDELQVRVIIRVDSDIPRVVQAIYEIPQRYTQLGLSTQASVESYKQYKTLQESLKGQLIAILTLVSLLAILLALGGSYFATRRLVNPIRRLSLASKAVSEGNFDREIVVKSNDEIGFLTESFNEMIIKLRQANEAEKASQRLLVAQRSYLEAVLANLSSGVLVLDNDGNIRTFNEAALSILKTDRILLQKLSLSAPETIDESLHFFFMPLQNYLEKRERGENDRLEVMRVEKGIAQILSVRVSEPLENRSLPSGYAIVFDDITQLINSEREAAWGEVARRLAHEIKNPLTPIQLSAERLAFKLQGKLEVDDRFLLEKSTQTIITQVNAMKKMVNAFSQYARAPKLHLKKIDLNALTEEVTFLYSDYVRGVEVILQKPAQILYVNGDEIRLRQLLHNLIKNAIEACQEEKDQLLGKVYVEISKLDEAHLRLTVSDNGSGIDESLINRMFEPYVSTKEKGTGLGLSVVKKIVEEHSGKIAIYSGKEQIGTRVEVVLPLYEELEEGKDNVE; from the coding sequence ATGAGTCTTATTCGAAAACATGCTTTTACCATCTTTCTACTATTATCACTTCTATTGGTGATTATTTTGGGGGTGATGGTGCGCTCTATTGAGTCCGCTGTCCTCTACTCACGCTACTATACCTGGATCATTATTGCCGGCGTCATCTGCTTTCTCTCTTTGATGTCGCTTGTGGTCTACTTTCTGATCCAGCTATTGCAAGGGGTGCGGAAAAAGCGTTTAGGCGCAAGGCTTAATGCGCGGATGATGATCTTCTTCTCCGGCTTATCGGTCGTTCCTATTGTGATTCTCTTTCTCTTTGCCGGCATTATGATTCAAAGAGGAATCGATAGCTGGTTTGATGAGTCGCTCGATCAAGGTTTTGATGATGCATTAACATTAGCGCAATCTGCTTTGGAGACGCGCCGATTAGATGCTTTGGAGATCACCCAATCGATCGGTCAGCGGGTGGGAGATCTCAACTCGCTCGATCTTGCTTATGAGTTAGAGAATCTTCGTTTTGATGCCAATGCGCTCGATCTTACCGTATTTGATCATCGTGGACGGATTTTAGCCACAAGTTCTAGTAATACCACCGTCAATCTTCCGGAGCTTCCTAACGATATCGTCTTGATGAGTGTCTTTAATGATATGGATTATGTCTGGCTCGAGCCGGTCGGGGATGATGAATTACAGGTGCGCGTTATTATTCGAGTCGATTCCGATATCCCTCGTGTCGTACAAGCAATCTATGAGATCCCGCAACGTTATACGCAATTAGGGTTATCGACCCAAGCATCGGTAGAGAGCTATAAGCAATATAAGACCTTGCAAGAATCCCTCAAGGGGCAGTTAATTGCCATCTTAACCCTTGTTTCACTATTAGCGATTCTCTTAGCGTTAGGGGGGTCTTACTTTGCCACAAGACGATTAGTCAATCCGATTCGTAGGCTTTCGCTCGCATCAAAAGCGGTTTCAGAGGGGAATTTTGATCGGGAGATTGTTGTTAAATCGAATGATGAGATCGGATTTTTAACAGAATCATTCAATGAGATGATTATTAAGTTGCGTCAAGCCAATGAGGCGGAGAAAGCTTCACAGCGGCTCTTAGTTGCACAGCGATCCTATCTTGAGGCGGTATTAGCGAATCTCTCCTCGGGCGTTTTAGTACTCGATAATGATGGGAATATTCGTACCTTTAATGAGGCAGCACTCTCGATTTTAAAGACCGATCGTATTTTATTGCAGAAGCTCTCACTCTCAGCGCCTGAAACAATTGATGAATCGCTTCACTTCTTCTTTATGCCGCTACAAAACTATCTTGAGAAGCGAGAGCGTGGGGAGAATGATCGATTAGAGGTGATGCGTGTTGAGAAGGGGATTGCGCAGATACTCTCTGTACGTGTCTCAGAACCCTTAGAGAACCGCAGTCTTCCTAGCGGTTATGCTATTGTTTTTGATGATATTACCCAATTGATCAATTCAGAGCGGGAAGCGGCTTGGGGTGAGGTGGCAAGGCGACTTGCGCATGAGATTAAGAATCCTTTAACGCCGATACAGCTCTCTGCTGAGCGATTAGCCTTTAAGTTACAAGGGAAATTGGAGGTTGATGATCGCTTCCTCCTTGAAAAATCGACCCAGACAATTATTACGCAAGTTAATGCGATGAAGAAGATGGTTAATGCTTTTAGCCAATATGCAAGAGCGCCGAAGCTTCATCTGAAAAAGATCGATCTAAATGCTTTAACAGAGGAGGTTACTTTCCTCTATAGTGATTATGTTCGAGGTGTTGAGGTTATTTTACAAAAACCGGCACAGATCCTCTATGTTAATGGGGATGAGATTCGTTTAAGGCAGCTACTCCATAACCTGATTAAGAATGCGATTGAAGCATGTCAGGAGGAGAAGGATCAATTATTAGGAAAGGTCTATGTTGAGATCTCCAAGCTTGATGAAGCTCATCTACGCTTAACCGTTAGCGATAATGGGAGCGGTATTGATGAATCCTTAATTAATCGAATGTTTGAGCCGTATGTCTCAACAAAAGAGAAGGGAACCGGATTAGGTTTATCAGTTGTGAAGAAGATTGTAGAGGAGCATAGCGGAAAGATCGCCATCTATTCAGGTAAAGAGCAGATCGGTACACGCGTTGAAGTGGTGCTTCCTCTCTATGAAGAGTTAGAAGAAGGAAAAGATAATGTCGAATAA